CCGGCACCGCGAGCCGTGCCAGCAAGTCAGCGGCCCCCACCTGCTCGTGCACGCGCAGCAGGAATTGCGCGCCCATGCCAGCGCGTAATACCTTGGGCGACCACGCGTGCGCCGTGCCAGGCGAGCAAAACACATCGCCGATCCCGGCCGCAGCGGCGCTGCGCAGGATCGAGCCGACATTGCCGGCGTCCTGCACGCCGTCGAGCACCACGCAAGTGGCCTCGACGCGTTCGGGCAGCGGCCGTGGCCGCACGTCTACCACGAATGCAATGCCAATCCCGTTCACGAGCGTCGACAACTGCGAGAACAGCGCGTCGCTAAACAGCACGACCCGCGATGGATCGAGCCGCGCGACGATCTGCGCGGTCTGCACCTGCGCCAGCGCCGCCTCGGTCAGCACGCAATGCGCCGGCTGGCCGAGCGCATCGAGATAAGCTTCGGCCAAGTGCAGGCCTTCGAGCAGTGCCTGACCGCGCTTTTTCTGTTGTGCAAGGATTGTCAGCGCCTTTAGGTGCTTGAACAGCGGATTGTCCCGCGATGTGATGGTTTTCATCGGTTCAGCCGGCGGGCAGCGTCGCACAGCTCAGCATGGCGGCGCGTCGTCAGCCAAACGACTGTCGTCGCGCCGCCCATTGTCCCACGCGGCTGGCTGCGCGCTCGTATCCGCTGCAGCGTCGCTGGCGCTGGCGCGCACCGGTGGCACGTCCACCACGCTCGCAGGCATCGCACCCAACCCGAGGCTCAGATAGGCGTTGCGCACCGGCGCAAACGAGCGCCGGTGGTGCACACACGGCCCATGGGTACGCAGCGCAGCTAGGTGCCGCGGCGTGCCATAGCCCACATGCGCGTCAAATCCATAATGTGGAAACTCGTCATGCAACGCATGCATCATCCGGTCCCGCGTGACCTTCGCCAGAATCGACGCGGCAGAGATCGACGGCACCAGTGCATCGCCACCAATCACCGCCTCAGATCGCACTGACAGCACCGGGCAGCGGTTGCCATCGACCTTGACCAGCGCAGGCGTGAGCGCAAGGCCCTGCACCGCACGCTGCATCGCCAGCATCGTCGCGTGCAGGATATTGAGCGTATCGATTTCGTCGACGCTTGCCGACGCGACGCAATAGGCCAGTGAGCGTTCAATAATTCGGTCGAACAGCTTTTCGCGCGTCGCCGGACTCAGCGCCTTGGAGTCATCGAGCCCGCGAATGCGAGGTGCGGCGGGATTGAGAATCACCGCAGCGGCCACCACCGGACCCGCCAACGGCCCGCGCCCCGCTTCATCGACGCCGCAAACGAGGTCGGCCGGATCGTCGAAGTCCAGCCCGCGCTGCGCAACAGCAGGCGCGCCACCGCAGCCAGGCGCACGCATACGGCGTCCGGTCATCGAGGCCTCCTGCCCGACAGGCCCGAGTCGATGACGTCAACGACCACTTCCGCGGCACGCTCGGCGGTGTTGCAGCGCAATCGTTCGTGCATCTCGGTGAACAGTTCAACCAGCGTGCGACGGTTCGCCTCATCGTTCAGTTGCAGCAGCGTCGCATCGGCAAGCGCCTCCGGCGTCGCGAAATGCTGCAGGATCTCGGGCACAACGAACCGGCCGGCCAGGATGTTCGGCAAACCGACGTACGGCAGATAGCCTTGCCGCTGCATAATCTGCCCGGTTAACCATGGCACCTTGTAAGAGATCACCATCGGCTTTTTCAGCAATGCGGCTTCCAGCGTCACGGTGCCGCTCTTGACCAGCACCGCGTCGGCCGCCGTCATCGCCAACTGGGCGTTGCCTTCAGTCAGCGTCAGCGGCAATGTCGGGTAGTGGTCCGCGAGCGGCTGCAGCAGCGCGCGGATGGACGCGTTCGGCGCGGGCACGATAAAGCGCAACGATGGCTCGCGCTTGTGCATCAGGTCCATCGTCGCAAAAAACGTCGGGCCGATCAACTCGATCTCGGAACGGCGGCTGCCCGGCAGCACCGCGACGACAGGTCCCTCGTGGGGCAAGCCACTCGCGCGCCGCGCGCTCAGGCGGTCCGGCTGCAGCGGAATCGCGTCAGCCAGCGGATGACCGACATACGTGGACGCCACGCCGGCCTTGTCCAAAATCGCCGTTTCAAACGGAAACACGCACAGCATGTGGTCGACCGCCTTGACGATTTTCTTGATGCGCCCGCCCCGCCACGCCCAGATTGACGGGCAAACAAAGTGGATCGTCGGAATACCCGCATGCCGTAGCGCCTCCTCAAGCGAGAAGTTGAAATCCGGCGCATCGACGCCGATGAACGCGCTTGGCGGCTCGGCCAACAGCTGCCGCTTCAATTCACCGCGGATGCGCAGGATTTCCGGGATATGGCGCAGTGCCTCGACATACCCGCGCACCGACAACTTGTCCATCGGCCAGTGCGCGTCGAATCCGTGCGCGGCCATCCGCGGGCCACCAATCCCATAGTATTGGGTGCCTGCCGGAAGACGCGCGGCGAGCCCGTCGAGCAACGACGCCGCCAACAGGTCGCCGGACGGCTCACCCGCCACCATCGCGAGCTTGACAGGACTCGAATGTAACGTCATCGTCGATGCATCAGCGAATGATGCCGCGCTTGGCGGTCTCGATAAAGCGCAGGAACGTCGTGACCGGCTCATCGCCGTCGCCGCCCTGCCCCGCCAACTCACGCAACTGCACTTTCGCCTCGTCTAACGATAAGCCGTTTTTATAAAGGGTGCGGTACGCGGCCCGCAACGCAGAAATCGCATCGGCGGTGAAGCCGCGACGGCGCAGCCCCTCGATGTTGATGCCGTGCGGCTGGGCCTTTTCACCCGCCGCAATCACATAGGGCGGCAAGTCTTGCACTAACGCCGATGCACCACCGAGAAACGCGTGTTCGCCGATGCGCACGAACTGATGCACACCGGACATGCCGCCAAGGATCGCCCAATCACCGACGTCGACGTGCCCGGCAATTTGCGCATTGCTCGAAAATACCGTATGGTTGCCGACCCGACAGTCGTGAGCAATATGCACGTACGCCATGATCCAGTTATCGTCGCCGATACGGGTGACGCCGTTGTCCTGCGCGGTACCGGTGTGAATCGTCGTGAATTCGCGAATCGTGTTGCGATCGCCTATCTCGAGCCGCGTCGGCTCGCCGGCGTACTTCATGTCCTGCGGCGCACCGCCGAGCGCCGCAAAATGGCCGATCCGGTTGTCTTCGCCGATTGTCGTATGGCCTTCGATGACCGTGTGTGAACCGACCATCGTGCGCGCACCGATGCGCACGTGTGCGCCGATAACCGCGTACGGGCCGATCTGGACGGCGTCGTCCAGGCTCGCACCCGCTTCGATGATCGCGGTGGGATGAATACAAGTCATACCTTCGCCCTTGCTTCGTTTTGCGTTACGAGAACGCCAGCACTCAGGCGGCGGATTCCGTCTGCTTGACCGTGCACATCAGATCAGCCTCGGCCGCCAACGTCCCTTCGACCTCGGCGCGCGCCTTGAATTTCCAGATACCCCGCATGTACCGTTCGAACGACACGTTCAGTATCAGCTGGTCGCCTGGCTCCACGACACGCTTGAAGCGCGCGCCATCGATGCCGACGAAGTAATACAGTGTATTGTCCGAATCGTGCGGCTCCTCGGCAAACGTGAGCAGCGCCGCTGCCTGCGCCAGCGCCTCGAGGATCAGCACGCCGGGCATCACCGGCCGCGTCGGAAAATGACCGGTGAAATACGGTTCGTTGACCGTCACGTTCTTCAGTGCCTTAATGCGCTTGTGCGGTTCGAGTTCCAGCACACGGTCAACGAGCAGGATCGGATAGCGATGCGGCAGCAGCGTGAGAATCTTGTGGATGTCCAGGTTTATTGCTTCAGTGCTCATGGTGTTTCGGCGCGACTAAGTCGCGCATTGCGTGCAGTGTATTACGGCTACTCGCCGGCGTCGCCGCGCGGCGCATGGCCCGCGTCAAGCGCGGCTTCGAGCGTCTTGATCCGCTCGCGCAGCTTGTCGATGTTGCGCAGCAGCGCCGCGCTCCTGTTCCAATCGCCGTGGGGCACGGCGGGAAACGCGCTCGTATAGATGCCCGGCTTGAGTAGCGATTTGGACACCCCGGATTTCGCGGTCACGATCACACGATCGGCGAGCGTGACGTGGCCGGCAATGCCGACCGCGCCGCCGATCATGCAGTGCTGACCGATCGTCGTGCTGCCAGCGATACCCGCGCAACCGGCGATTACCGTGTAGGCGCCGATCCGGCAGTTGTGCCCGATCTGCACCAAGTTGTCAATTTTCACGCCCTGTTCGATGACCGTATCGGCCATCGCGCCACGATCAATGGTCGTGTTCGCGCCGATTTCCACGTCCGGGCCGACCGTCACCGCGCCGACCTGCGGTATCTTCACCCATTCGCCGGTCTGCTCGTCACCTTCGCCGACGAAGTCCGGCGCAAAGCCGAAGCCGTCCGCGCCGATCACCGCACCTGAATGCACGATCACGCGCTCGCCGAGCTGACAGCCATGGTACACGGTCACGTTCGGATACAGACGCGAATCGTCGCCGATCACCGCACCATGGCCGACAAAAGCATGCGCGTCGATGCGCACGCGCTCGCCGATTACCGCGCCTGCCTCGATCGTCACATGGGGGCCGATTGTCGCGCTGGCCGCCACCTTCGCAGCGGGGTCCACCACCGCGCCGGGATGAATGCCGGCCGGCGCGGCCGGCAGCGCCGCCGCTGCAAACTGTTGTGCAACGCGCGCAAAATAAGCGTATGGGTTCGGTGTCACGACGAAGGCTGGCCCAGGCGCGGCGCCGGTCACGTCATGCTCGGCTTGCAGCTTGTCCAGGTCCGGCTGGCTGATCAATACCGCCGCCGCACGCGTCGAGCCGGCCTGCGACAAATACTTCGGATTGGCAACGAAGGCAAGCTGGCCGGGGCCCGCGCTGTCCAACGGCGCGAGACCCGCGATCATGCGGCCCGCGTCGCCCACGACTGTGCCGCCGTAGCGTTGCGTCAACTGGGTTAGCGTCATCGACATGCGCGACGATACCCCAGTCAATTCGACGTGCCGTTGGCGAGCGCCTTCAGCACCTGGTCTGTGATGTTGATGCGCGGACTCACGTAGACCGCCTCCTGCACCACCAGATCATAGCGCTGCTGCTCGGCGATCTGCCGGATCGCCTTGTTGGCCCGGTCCAGCACGCCAGCCAGCTCCTCGTTGCGACGCTGGTTCAGGTCCTCGCGAAACTCGCGCTGCTTGCGTTGGAAGTCCGTATCGAGCTGGGCGAGGTCGCGTTGCCGCTGCTGCCGCTCGGACGGGGACATCGACGCACCATTTTTATCCAGGTTGTCGGACATCGCTTTGAGCTTTTGCGCCATCTCCTGCAGGCCGCGGTCTCGCTTGGAGAACTCCTGCTCAAGCTTAGACTGCGCGGACTTGGCCGGCGCCGACTCGCGCAGGATGCGGTCCGAATCGACCGCCGCGATGCGTGCCTCTTGCGCGTAGGCGGCCACTGCGGCGCCACCGGCGGACATCGCAAGCACGCCCATTGCGATATAGCGGGAAAATCGTCTGGTCAGCAAAGTCACCTCTTAAGCCGATGGATGTTTGTCAGAATGCAGTACCGATCTGGAACTGGAATTTCTGGTATTGATCGCCGTCATGCTTAGCCAGCGGGAAGCCCAAGCTCAGCTTCAATGGACCAATCGGCGAGATCCACGCCAAGCCCAAGCCGTAGCCATAGCGCAAGCCGTTCGCGCCGATACTGTTGCCTTCTGTCCCCCATACGTTACCGCCGTCGAGGAACGTGAACACGCGCAAGGTTCGATCATAGCCCGTCCCGGGCAGCGGGAACGTCAACTCGACGTTGCCCACGATCATTTTCGAGCCGCCGATCGGATCGTTTGTCGCCTTGTCGCGCGGACCCAGCGAACTCGGCTCGTAGCCACGTACTGACCCGATACCGCCGGCGAAGTAGTTCTTGAAAATCGGGTACGGCTTGCCGCCGAGCCCGTTGCCATAGCCACCTTGCAGGTTCAGGCCCAGCACGAAGCCGCGGGCAAACGAATAATAGTATTGCGCCTGCAGATCAGCCTTATAGTACTGCGCCTTGCCGATCGGCGTGCCGTATTCGGCGTTCGCCTGTGTGTAGTAGCCGCGGCTGGGCACCAGCGCGCTGTCGCGCGCGTCGCGCGACCAACCGATGGTGACGGGCACGTTATTTGACACGCGACCGAACTGGTTCACGTAATCGATGTAGCTCCGCGGCGTCGCCGAGTCGATGTCTAGACGGTTCTGCTCGACACCGGCACCGAAATACACGGTGTCGGCTTCCGAGAACGGAATGCCGAACTTCAGGTCGCCGCCCGCGGTGATGATCCGGAAACTCGAATTGGTCGAGTAATACAGCGGCTGGTACGTGCGATAGTAGACGTCGGTGATCCGCTTGATGCCGTCGATCGTGAAGTACGGATCGACCTGCGTGACGGCCAGCGTGCGGTACGTACGAGCGGTGTTGACGTTCACCGACAGGCTCGTGCCGGAGCCGAACACGTTGTCCTGCGACACGCCGGCCGATAGCACGACCTTGTCGGTTGACGAGAAGCCTGCGCCAAGCGTGATCGCGCCGGTCGGCTTCTCGGTCACCTTCACGTCGACATCGACCTGGTCGTTCGTGCCCTCCACCGGCGCCGTCGTCACGTCCACATCAGTGAAGTAGCCCAGCCGGTTGACCCGATCCTTCGACAGCGCAAGTCGGTGGCTGTCGAACCACGAACTCTCGAATTGCCGCATCTCGCGGCGGATCACTTCGTCGCGCGTCTTATTGTTGCCCGTGATGTTCACGCGGCGCACGTAAACGCGCCGGCTCGGATCGACCTGCAAAATCAAGTTGACGGTATGGTGCTCCTGATC
This region of Mycetohabitans endofungorum genomic DNA includes:
- a CDS encoding TrmH family RNA methyltransferase encodes the protein MKTITSRDNPLFKHLKALTILAQQKKRGQALLEGLHLAEAYLDALGQPAHCVLTEAALAQVQTAQIVARLDPSRVVLFSDALFSQLSTLVNGIGIAFVVDVRPRPLPERVEATCVVLDGVQDAGNVGSILRSAAAAGIGDVFCSPGTAHAWSPKVLRAGMGAQFLLRVHEQVGAADLLARLAVPVFVTDSHGAQLLYDVDLSGPLAWVFGNEGAGVSAEWRAAVNRRVTIPQPGGMESLNVAAAAAVCFFEQCRQRRVA
- the rnhB gene encoding ribonuclease HII, producing MTGRRMRAPGCGGAPAVAQRGLDFDDPADLVCGVDEAGRGPLAGPVVAAAVILNPAAPRIRGLDDSKALSPATREKLFDRIIERSLAYCVASASVDEIDTLNILHATMLAMQRAVQGLALTPALVKVDGNRCPVLSVRSEAVIGGDALVPSISAASILAKVTRDRMMHALHDEFPHYGFDAHVGYGTPRHLAALRTHGPCVHHRRSFAPVRNAYLSLGLGAMPASVVDVPPVRASASDAAADTSAQPAAWDNGRRDDSRLADDAPPC
- the lpxB gene encoding lipid-A-disaccharide synthase, whose protein sequence is MTLHSSPVKLAMVAGEPSGDLLAASLLDGLAARLPAGTQYYGIGGPRMAAHGFDAHWPMDKLSVRGYVEALRHIPEILRIRGELKRQLLAEPPSAFIGVDAPDFNFSLEEALRHAGIPTIHFVCPSIWAWRGGRIKKIVKAVDHMLCVFPFETAILDKAGVASTYVGHPLADAIPLQPDRLSARRASGLPHEGPVVAVLPGSRRSEIELIGPTFFATMDLMHKREPSLRFIVPAPNASIRALLQPLADHYPTLPLTLTEGNAQLAMTAADAVLVKSGTVTLEAALLKKPMVISYKVPWLTGQIMQRQGYLPYVGLPNILAGRFVVPEILQHFATPEALADATLLQLNDEANRRTLVELFTEMHERLRCNTAERAAEVVVDVIDSGLSGRRPR
- the lpxA gene encoding acyl-ACP--UDP-N-acetylglucosamine O-acyltransferase; the encoded protein is MTCIHPTAIIEAGASLDDAVQIGPYAVIGAHVRIGARTMVGSHTVIEGHTTIGEDNRIGHFAALGGAPQDMKYAGEPTRLEIGDRNTIREFTTIHTGTAQDNGVTRIGDDNWIMAYVHIAHDCRVGNHTVFSSNAQIAGHVDVGDWAILGGMSGVHQFVRIGEHAFLGGASALVQDLPPYVIAAGEKAQPHGINIEGLRRRGFTADAISALRAAYRTLYKNGLSLDEAKVQLRELAGQGGDGDEPVTTFLRFIETAKRGIIR
- the fabZ gene encoding 3-hydroxyacyl-ACP dehydratase FabZ is translated as MSTEAINLDIHKILTLLPHRYPILLVDRVLELEPHKRIKALKNVTVNEPYFTGHFPTRPVMPGVLILEALAQAAALLTFAEEPHDSDNTLYYFVGIDGARFKRVVEPGDQLILNVSFERYMRGIWKFKARAEVEGTLAAEADLMCTVKQTESAA
- the lpxD gene encoding UDP-3-O-(3-hydroxymyristoyl)glucosamine N-acyltransferase: MSMTLTQLTQRYGGTVVGDAGRMIAGLAPLDSAGPGQLAFVANPKYLSQAGSTRAAAVLISQPDLDKLQAEHDVTGAAPGPAFVVTPNPYAYFARVAQQFAAAALPAAPAGIHPGAVVDPAAKVAASATIGPHVTIEAGAVIGERVRIDAHAFVGHGAVIGDDSRLYPNVTVYHGCQLGERVIVHSGAVIGADGFGFAPDFVGEGDEQTGEWVKIPQVGAVTVGPDVEIGANTTIDRGAMADTVIEQGVKIDNLVQIGHNCRIGAYTVIAGCAGIAGSTTIGQHCMIGGAVGIAGHVTLADRVIVTAKSGVSKSLLKPGIYTSAFPAVPHGDWNRSAALLRNIDKLRERIKTLEAALDAGHAPRGDAGE
- a CDS encoding OmpH family outer membrane protein translates to MLTRRFSRYIAMGVLAMSAGGAAVAAYAQEARIAAVDSDRILRESAPAKSAQSKLEQEFSKRDRGLQEMAQKLKAMSDNLDKNGASMSPSERQQRQRDLAQLDTDFQRKQREFREDLNQRRNEELAGVLDRANKAIRQIAEQQRYDLVVQEAVYVSPRINITDQVLKALANGTSN
- the bamA gene encoding outer membrane protein assembly factor BamA → MFKHHRFVPKTVAAALFAAYGIVAHATVPFVVKDIRLEGLQRVEPGTVFAYLPVKQGDTFTDDKGSEAIRALYATGFFSDVKVLAQNDVVVVNVQERPAIGSVDFAGIHEFDKENLTKALRAVGLSNGRYYDKALVDKAEQELKRQYLTRGYYAAEVKTTVTPIDRNRVSILLSVVEGPSAKIRQINFIGNKAFSTSTLRDEMQLSTPNWFSWYTKADLYSKEKLTGDLENIRSYYLNRGYLEFNIDSTQVSISPDKKDMYLTVTLHEGEPYKVSSIKLAGNLLDKEAELAKLVQLKPGERFSAEKLQASTKAIVDKLGEYGYAFASVNAQPDIDQEHHTVNLILQVDPSRRVYVRRVNITGNNKTRDEVIRREMRQFESSWFDSHRLALSKDRVNRLGYFTDVDVTTAPVEGTNDQVDVDVKVTEKPTGAITLGAGFSSTDKVVLSAGVSQDNVFGSGTSLSVNVNTARTYRTLAVTQVDPYFTIDGIKRITDVYYRTYQPLYYSTNSSFRIITAGGDLKFGIPFSEADTVYFGAGVEQNRLDIDSATPRSYIDYVNQFGRVSNNVPVTIGWSRDARDSALVPSRGYYTQANAEYGTPIGKAQYYKADLQAQYYYSFARGFVLGLNLQGGYGNGLGGKPYPIFKNYFAGGIGSVRGYEPSSLGPRDKATNDPIGGSKMIVGNVELTFPLPGTGYDRTLRVFTFLDGGNVWGTEGNSIGANGLRYGYGLGLAWISPIGPLKLSLGFPLAKHDGDQYQKFQFQIGTAF